In Deinococcus sedimenti, a single genomic region encodes these proteins:
- a CDS encoding AI-2E family transporter: MPVTTPDPRPPTSIFVLNLLPVAFAVILILLGLSFFSKVAPSLLAITLAIIVATALNPVARRLERHMPRAAAGALTVLLVVAVIAAALFLAVPPIAAQLGSIGGSSFNLSRIEPQLNAWLRAHPQMDAMLPDDIFDRAQTQLSKLGSRAAEQLPSLLSLILGGVFTGLVTLVMVVYVLGNPVPLVNGVLGAVPPKHRLAATYALAQILKQTGAWGRATLLVMLVTGSCTALGFYLLGVQNWLVFGLLAALGELVPTIGPIVATIPPILFTLADDPQKAVWVAVFVLVFQQVSGFALSPLLVGGAGNLHPLSVIVGVILFGGVFGLVGAFLTVPFLIVIKAIYQHFYLREAPDIPDAVAMALISGVVEDQLDREEEAREAVRKARAEVQEAELERQLEDGELDLEAALATEVTPEDTGPGESPDTPTTRRAP, from the coding sequence ATGCCCGTGACCACCCCGGATCCCCGACCACCCACCAGCATCTTCGTCCTGAACCTCCTGCCCGTCGCGTTCGCCGTCATCCTGATCCTGCTGGGCCTGTCGTTCTTCAGCAAGGTCGCTCCCAGCCTGCTCGCCATCACCCTGGCGATCATCGTTGCCACCGCCCTGAACCCCGTTGCCCGGCGGCTGGAACGCCACATGCCCCGAGCCGCCGCCGGCGCCCTGACGGTCCTGCTGGTCGTCGCCGTGATCGCCGCGGCGCTGTTCCTGGCCGTGCCCCCCATCGCCGCGCAGCTGGGCAGCATCGGTGGCAGCAGCTTCAACCTCAGCCGCATCGAGCCACAGCTGAACGCCTGGCTGCGCGCCCACCCGCAGATGGACGCCATGCTGCCCGACGACATCTTCGACAGGGCCCAGACCCAGCTGAGCAAACTGGGCAGCCGCGCCGCCGAACAGCTCCCCAGCCTCCTGAGCCTGATTCTGGGCGGCGTGTTTACCGGACTGGTGACGCTGGTCATGGTCGTGTACGTCCTCGGCAATCCGGTGCCACTCGTGAACGGCGTGCTGGGCGCCGTGCCACCCAAACACCGTCTCGCAGCCACCTACGCGCTGGCGCAGATCCTCAAGCAGACCGGCGCGTGGGGCCGCGCCACGCTGCTCGTCATGCTCGTCACCGGCAGCTGCACCGCGCTGGGCTTCTACCTGCTGGGCGTGCAGAACTGGCTGGTGTTCGGCCTGCTGGCCGCGCTGGGCGAACTGGTCCCCACCATCGGCCCCATCGTCGCGACCATCCCACCCATCCTGTTCACCCTCGCGGACGACCCGCAGAAGGCTGTGTGGGTCGCCGTGTTCGTGCTGGTGTTCCAGCAGGTCAGCGGCTTCGCCCTCAGCCCCCTGCTCGTCGGCGGCGCCGGGAACCTGCACCCCCTGAGCGTCATCGTGGGCGTCATCCTGTTCGGCGGGGTGTTCGGCCTGGTCGGCGCGTTCCTGACCGTCCCGTTCCTGATCGTCATCAAGGCCATCTACCAGCACTTCTACCTGCGCGAAGCCCCGGACATCCCCGACGCGGTCGCCATGGCCCTGATCAGCGGCGTCGTCGAGGACCAGCTCGACCGGGAAGAGGAGGCCCGCGAGGCCGTGCGCAAGGCCCGCGCCGAGGTGCAGGAAGCCGAACTGGAACGCCAGCTGGAAGACGGCGAACTGGACCTGGAGGCCGCGCTGGCCACCGAGGTCACCCCCGAGGACACCGGCCCCGGCGAGTCACCTGACACGCCCACCACCCGGCGCGCCCCCTGA
- the typA gene encoding translational GTPase TypA, with translation MEYRNIAIIAHVDHGKTTLVDGLLKQTLKLGHGEEIAERAMDSNDLERERGITILAKNTAVEYNGVKINIVDTPGHADFGGEVERVLGMVDGALVLVDAAEGPMPQTRFVLRKAIELGLKPIVVINKIDRNDARPEEVVNLTFDLMAELGANDDQLDFPILYAIAREGKAYKDLNDPKEDMHELFDMVLEHIPAPKVDLEAPFQMLVTNLDYNEYLGRIVLGRVNRGVVKKGEFVQLMHKDGTMTKTRVVQPFTHMGLRRIEIDQVGAGDIVALAGIEDAQIGETVADLADPEALPIITVDEPTVSMIFQPNTSPFAGKEGKYVTSRHINDRLKREVMTNVSLKVEEIRPDEFKVSGRGELHLSILLETMRREGYEVQVGAPQVIIREIDGEKHEPIEHLVIDVPENHSSTVIGVLGARKGQMVNMEPQGTRTRVEFKIPSRALFGFRTQFLSMTQGEGIMSHIFDGYAPWAGELKTRQNGSLVSMEDGVAFAYSIWKLQDRGSFFIDAGQDVYVGMIVGENAREQDMNVNVCKNKKLTNVRSSGADEALTLIPPKRMSLEDALEYISEDELVELTPQSIRLRKKILNPSFRK, from the coding sequence ATGGAATACCGCAACATCGCCATCATCGCCCACGTCGACCACGGCAAGACCACGCTCGTCGACGGACTGCTCAAGCAGACCCTGAAACTCGGCCACGGTGAGGAAATCGCCGAACGCGCCATGGACAGCAACGACCTCGAACGCGAACGTGGCATCACCATCCTCGCGAAGAACACCGCCGTCGAGTACAACGGCGTGAAGATCAACATCGTCGACACCCCCGGCCACGCCGACTTCGGCGGGGAAGTCGAACGCGTCCTCGGCATGGTCGACGGCGCCCTCGTGCTCGTGGACGCCGCCGAAGGCCCCATGCCCCAGACCCGCTTCGTGCTGCGCAAGGCCATCGAACTGGGCCTCAAGCCCATCGTGGTCATCAACAAGATCGACCGCAACGACGCCCGCCCCGAAGAGGTCGTGAACCTCACCTTCGACCTGATGGCCGAACTCGGCGCGAACGACGACCAGCTGGACTTCCCGATCCTGTACGCCATCGCCCGCGAAGGCAAGGCCTACAAGGACCTGAACGACCCCAAAGAGGACATGCACGAACTGTTCGACATGGTCCTCGAGCACATCCCCGCGCCCAAGGTCGACCTGGAAGCCCCCTTCCAGATGCTCGTCACGAACCTCGACTACAACGAGTACCTGGGCCGCATCGTGCTGGGCCGCGTCAACCGCGGCGTCGTCAAGAAGGGCGAATTCGTCCAGCTGATGCACAAAGACGGCACCATGACCAAGACGAGGGTCGTGCAGCCCTTCACGCACATGGGCCTGCGCCGCATCGAGATCGACCAGGTCGGCGCCGGTGACATCGTCGCCCTGGCAGGCATCGAGGACGCGCAGATCGGCGAGACCGTCGCCGACCTCGCCGACCCCGAGGCGCTGCCCATCATCACCGTGGACGAACCCACCGTGAGCATGATCTTCCAGCCGAACACCAGCCCGTTTGCCGGCAAGGAAGGCAAGTACGTCACCAGCCGCCACATCAACGACCGCCTCAAGCGCGAAGTGATGACCAACGTGTCCCTGAAGGTCGAGGAAATCCGCCCCGACGAGTTCAAGGTCAGCGGCCGCGGCGAACTGCACCTCTCGATCCTCCTGGAAACCATGCGCCGCGAAGGCTACGAAGTGCAGGTCGGCGCGCCCCAGGTCATCATCCGCGAGATCGACGGCGAGAAGCACGAACCCATCGAGCACCTCGTGATCGACGTGCCCGAGAACCACTCCAGCACCGTCATCGGCGTCCTCGGTGCCCGCAAGGGCCAGATGGTCAACATGGAACCCCAGGGCACCCGCACCCGCGTGGAATTCAAGATCCCCAGCCGCGCCCTGTTCGGCTTCCGCACCCAGTTCCTGAGCATGACGCAGGGCGAAGGCATCATGAGCCACATCTTCGACGGGTACGCCCCGTGGGCCGGTGAACTCAAGACCCGCCAGAACGGCTCCCTGGTCAGCATGGAAGACGGCGTCGCGTTCGCGTACTCCATCTGGAAACTCCAGGACCGCGGCAGCTTCTTCATCGACGCCGGTCAGGACGTCTACGTCGGCATGATCGTCGGCGAGAACGCCCGCGAGCAGGACATGAACGTGAACGTCTGCAAGAACAAGAAGCTCACGAACGTCCGCTCCAGCGGCGCCGACGAGGCCCTGACCCTGATCCCCCCCAAGCGCATGAGCCTGGAAGACGCCCTGGAGTACATCAGCGAGGACGAACTCGTCGAACTGACCCCCCAGAGCATCCGCCTGCGCAAGAAGATCCTCAACCCCAGCTTCCGCAAGTAA
- a CDS encoding beta-N-acetylhexosaminidase, which produces MKQRVMGLGALMISLSLSALATPVTLTPAAEARVQMPFAALVPQPKAATFPNGTLPLGGLGVRVVGTAPELGWAVRDLRAEWKARLGLTLADAPAGGKGIVIGTLADADLAARAKAAGLTPGGEEAYALWVDDAGAYVVGADARGAYLGAQTLRQLLTPSGLRYARITDAPALRQRVAMIYLDQYSKGVNDALIPMLAALKFNAVLVMSNYVQWDTAKAGGFAHPGGASKAEARRVADLARSYGLEVIPLIETLSHAGWMFYGGKNADLKQDPDSQSPWAYDTLNPATYDRVILPVLKEAVEVFGPKVIHLGHDEVRDRDRFPARENGRALGFETLFVNDVVKLHGYLKGLGVGSMIWHDTAFADAVIGTLPARLPKDLQVAYWNYAPGNSFGMLGTIKKLGFPTFGASWSDPGNAEGHAQAAATAGALGMIQTRWTGYFGNPSIWDGNADQGTPFIRAANAFWNPAAPAVKDAELRYRDLYQPTPYRAEAGATVDLSPVVTRALADDDGSGWIGKGKDIDLRNLRPGVQRLGAYLFDIRGAVMLRGSRASVKSLPDRATVDLNRKARAIAFLHATGWPAATNREKVGQYEIEYADGSKVTQPLEYGRHIRAWTDTAPTSMIPAPGWNGVTGEGLSVAVPVLEWVNPKPDQVIRSVTLVSAGGNANPALLGLTVLGD; this is translated from the coding sequence TGCCCCTGGGCGGGCTGGGCGTGCGCGTGGTGGGCACCGCGCCGGAGCTGGGCTGGGCTGTGCGGGACCTGCGGGCCGAGTGGAAGGCGCGGCTGGGCCTGACCCTGGCCGACGCCCCGGCGGGTGGGAAGGGCATCGTGATCGGCACGCTGGCCGACGCCGATCTGGCCGCCCGCGCAAAGGCGGCGGGCCTGACGCCGGGCGGCGAGGAAGCCTACGCGCTGTGGGTGGACGACGCCGGCGCCTACGTGGTCGGGGCGGACGCGCGCGGCGCGTACCTGGGCGCGCAGACCCTGCGGCAGCTCCTGACGCCCTCCGGGCTTCGCTACGCCCGCATCACGGACGCGCCTGCCCTGCGCCAGCGCGTGGCGATGATCTACCTCGACCAGTACAGCAAGGGCGTGAACGACGCCCTGATTCCCATGCTGGCCGCCCTGAAGTTCAACGCGGTGCTCGTCATGAGCAACTACGTGCAGTGGGACACGGCCAAGGCGGGGGGCTTCGCGCACCCCGGCGGGGCCAGCAAGGCCGAGGCGCGGCGCGTGGCGGACCTGGCCCGCAGTTACGGCCTGGAGGTCATCCCGCTGATCGAGACGCTGTCGCACGCCGGCTGGATGTTCTACGGCGGGAAGAACGCGGACCTGAAACAGGACCCGGACAGTCAGAGTCCCTGGGCGTACGACACGCTGAACCCCGCCACGTACGACCGCGTGATCCTGCCCGTCCTGAAGGAGGCGGTCGAGGTCTTTGGGCCGAAGGTCATTCACCTGGGGCACGACGAGGTGCGTGACCGCGACCGCTTCCCCGCCCGCGAGAACGGCAGGGCGCTGGGGTTCGAGACGCTGTTCGTGAACGACGTCGTGAAGCTGCACGGGTACCTGAAGGGGCTGGGCGTGGGCAGCATGATCTGGCACGACACCGCCTTCGCGGACGCGGTGATCGGCACGCTGCCCGCCCGATTACCCAAGGACCTGCAGGTGGCGTACTGGAACTACGCGCCGGGGAACAGTTTCGGCATGCTGGGCACCATCAAGAAGCTGGGCTTCCCGACCTTCGGGGCCAGCTGGTCCGACCCGGGCAACGCCGAAGGGCACGCGCAGGCCGCCGCGACCGCGGGCGCGCTGGGCATGATCCAGACCCGCTGGACCGGGTACTTCGGCAACCCCAGCATCTGGGACGGGAACGCCGATCAGGGCACGCCGTTCATCCGGGCGGCCAACGCGTTCTGGAATCCGGCCGCGCCCGCCGTGAAGGACGCCGAACTCCGCTACCGCGACCTGTACCAGCCCACCCCATACCGCGCCGAGGCGGGCGCGACGGTGGACCTCTCCCCCGTCGTGACGCGCGCCCTGGCGGACGACGACGGCAGCGGCTGGATCGGCAAGGGCAAGGACATCGACCTGCGCAACCTGCGGCCCGGTGTGCAGCGGCTGGGCGCGTACCTGTTCGACATCAGGGGCGCGGTGATGCTGCGCGGCAGCCGCGCCAGCGTCAAATCCCTCCCTGACCGCGCCACGGTGGACCTGAACCGCAAGGCCCGCGCCATCGCGTTCCTGCACGCCACCGGCTGGCCCGCCGCCACCAACCGCGAGAAGGTCGGCCAGTACGAGATCGAATACGCCGACGGGTCAAAGGTCACGCAGCCGCTGGAGTACGGGCGGCACATCCGCGCCTGGACGGACACCGCGCCCACCAGCATGATCCCCGCCCCCGGCTGGAACGGCGTGACCGGCGAGGGCCTGAGCGTCGCCGTGCCTGTCCTCGAATGGGTGAATCCCAAGCCTGATCAGGTCATCCGCTCGGTGACCCTGGTCAGCGCGGGCGGCAATGCCAACCCTGCCCTGCTAGGCCTGACGGTGCTGGGCGACTGA
- a CDS encoding TerC family protein yields the protein MNEFLHVLSTPQGWVGILSLTLLELVLGIDNIVFITLLASRLPQAQQALARTVGLGLAVVTRVALLSGIAWLTRLEAPLFSVLDRNFSVRDLILIGGGLFLMVKSVRELSRMAADPLGTDGASVGQVSLLGVILQIPLIDLVFSLDSVITAIGVSGDVPVMITAVVIAMVIMVAASGPISRYLDTHPPLKLLAAAFLLLVGTNLVAEAFGVGVPSAYLYFTMLFAGVVMLFTVRAARTVRTQAVDRAVQEALLSRKDEAATDDPQRL from the coding sequence GTGAACGAGTTCCTGCACGTCCTGAGCACCCCACAGGGCTGGGTCGGCATCCTGAGTCTCACGCTGCTGGAACTGGTGCTGGGGATCGACAACATCGTGTTCATCACGCTGCTGGCCTCGCGCCTTCCACAGGCGCAGCAGGCGCTGGCCCGCACCGTCGGCCTGGGTCTGGCAGTCGTGACGCGCGTGGCGCTCCTGTCGGGCATCGCGTGGCTGACGCGACTGGAAGCACCGCTGTTCAGCGTCCTGGACAGGAACTTCAGCGTCCGCGACCTGATCCTGATCGGCGGCGGGCTGTTCCTGATGGTCAAGAGCGTGCGGGAACTCTCGCGCATGGCGGCCGACCCGCTCGGCACGGACGGGGCCAGCGTGGGTCAGGTGTCGCTGCTGGGCGTGATCCTCCAGATTCCGCTGATCGACCTCGTGTTCAGCCTGGACAGCGTGATCACCGCCATCGGTGTCAGCGGCGACGTGCCGGTCATGATCACGGCCGTCGTGATCGCCATGGTCATCATGGTGGCCGCCAGCGGCCCGATCAGCCGCTACCTGGACACCCACCCGCCCCTGAAACTCCTCGCGGCGGCGTTCCTGCTGCTCGTCGGCACGAATCTGGTCGCGGAGGCCTTCGGGGTGGGTGTGCCCAGCGCGTACCTGTACTTCACGATGCTGTTTGCCGGGGTGGTCATGCTGTTCACGGTCCGCGCCGCCCGCACGGTGCGCACCCAGGCCGTGGACCGCGCCGTGCAGGAGGCGCTGCTGTCCCGCAAGGACGAGGCCGCCACGGACGACCCGCAGCGGCTCTAG